One part of the Arabidopsis thaliana chromosome 4, partial sequence genome encodes these proteins:
- the WAVE5 gene encoding SCAR family protein, whose product MPLVRFKIRNELSLGGPEIQRSASVEDEEPKAILGAVEVAGLIGILRQLGDLAEFSAEVFNGLQEEVTVTASRCQKLTSRVRRIESALSPLEKAVLSQTSHIHFAYTAGSEWHPRIRNGHSHFVQSDLPLCVMESYEQCRDPPPLHLLDRFAVGGPGSCLRKYSDPTFFRKELSNPSKTDDIKVQRDQAHRKRKKKRLPQRNICRSNAVSTSDETNGPTTSRSTSTVDMPRSSNMQDLSDIVDQSYLQGQSGAQEQSEAQVQSDFQESSKARDSITGSGYIEYVINQSPVDKPEVKLVEGFLSGSLCPADRIGSTVPEGCIEVVDDNILYSPSEDLLVPSASNVCDEKKETLESMVEKSRKDDEPSELHESKFGPVTPDRVRQNQRDFDRTYILFDEVDIVGEKQSKSQANNIDGTLGIENEGEDKSEQESEADEFVDARNTIESESESDIDGVPKPKLEHYFGDISTYCSEDANSDNNDGSEDITYEEMAHDPRHENSEDESCSGSYLPEDSNVSSCLSDPVCEETLFHDENSQKPWEFFTMCPSLLAEKAVPDVTILREEPVMAHPLFAGDSANEKISSEERIISCPSLKDAIPAEKILPEEHLVNYPSLEAIPHEKILPGESIAKYPSFAEIIPQEKILSEKSLEEAVLDNMTPAGEPDAAHPSFPKAVQDKKISPEVLDSKIFSVPKAVSQEPISLEEFVRIHPCLAEAVPDERFLIEEPPSTCLSLTKAMPTEILLPEKTLESSHYLEELPEEDILQEKSVDSTHPSCAKAAAETNLSPEVLDSTKLSVAEAVPQEQVSLEEFVGINPCLVEAVPDERLLPEEPDTTYLSLTKAVAIEKVLSEELLETYPSLAELPEEEFLQEETDDATHTSEAVSDEEISQEVSDSTNLSLEEALPLEHISHEEFVGIDQCLVEVAPEERFLPEEPVITCLSLTMEGVLSEKSPETYPSLSELPEEKILDEEADDAMHPCLSEAVSDEQSSPNVLGSTNSPVAEAVPQAQISVEEFVGIDPCLVEAVPDMRDLPEEHITSCIYLTNVVPIEEVLPEEPFEACASLGKLPKDKISQEESDEATHTLSCAKAESDEHVSLEVLNSTNLSAAEAIPNEQVTLDEFVGIDPCLGEVVLDEEVLPEQLDTTCRSLTKAAPIMTIFPEEPPEVYPSLEELPEEKIAQEEEVDDATHPYFSEAVCDEKIPPLEDPGSTHPSLEESVPYEEASHEELVGTNPFLESAFPNEIGFPDEPGVTYRSSAEAVSKEKNLPEESLPTYPSWAEVVPDEKISREELDSTYPSSAEAVFDENISGSEAPGSTTETGRQNKTFPEKTFATENSLNEAVFDEKIPGSEASTSTTETGPHNKTFPEEPFAMENFLNEAVFDEKIPGSEAPVSTTETGLHNETFTEEPVATDISLNEAVFGEIIPGSEAPGSATETGLHNKTFPEKPFATDLSLKEAVFDEKIPGSEASSSTTETSPHNKTFPRETITTDLSSTEAVFDEKITGSGVPSFTTETGSHNKCFPEEPVPKENILPKEPAAAYLALAEGIPDQKVFLDDAALLLFAEAIFDQKFSPEVPDSTYPSLKEPEMHVAAPCVVTDLPAKNIKVKEGEVHNEPYTASDVSMNQKSGLLEPESTERTFPSSGGTVTISPDTQNSLPNGTSVESISIWSNGGLLGLAPLKPPVFAEPNSGSQHIKHEINEASVLSTRKQESSSRSVENAEKSSLPLIVSDPTSQQQSNMSSLSPMQSTGTSFRVFGLSHRLLMAGFRGNSSSTCKFESVPSSSYDTRVAAIEDRTQQSPGGSSFEEQLDYESSLFGSPTSSPPVEHMKISFNPIEASPVPKLKLRIPCQPRYNGENADMFPSFQLVPEASNSDDGDDNSDTFCQSSPCVSDYCLSDSELWESDESPRISVSSLKQVEERSRHGDMGSFSGSFLDLPCYDAVDHQSTFSRLEQEQVPEYKPSVSEIIRAWPPNQPKSSPCNEANVDANTVSKKTQDQSLGLVATDDEGGDSVCLDEHKTKGI is encoded by the exons atgCCGTTGGTGAGGTTCAAGATACGGAACGAGCTAAGCTTAGGTGGGCCGGAGATTCAACGTAGCGCCTCCGTGGAAGATGAGGAACCTAAGGCGATTCTCGGCGCTGTTGAAGTAGCTGGACTCATCGGTATTCTTCGTCAGTTAGGCGATCTCGCTGA ATTTTCTGCAGAAGTATTTAACGGCTTACAAGAAGAAGTAACTGTAACGGCATCTAGGTGTCAGAAGTTGACAAGCCGTGTTAGACGGATAGAGTCAGCGCTCTCACCTCTTGAAAAGGCTGTTCTATCGCAGACAAGCCACATACATTTTGCATACACTGCAG GCTCTGAGTGGCATCCTCGTATAAGGAATGGACATAGTCATTTTGTTCAGAGTGATTTGCCTCTGTGTGTTATGGAAAGTTATGAGCAATGCAGAGATCCTCCTCCTTTGCATCTGCTTGACCG ATTTGCTGTAGGTGGTCCTGGATCGTGTCTGAGAAAATACTCAGACCCAACATTCTTTAGAAAGGAGTTAAGCAACCCCAGTAAAACAGATGATATCAAAGTCCAGAGAGATCAGGCTCACCGCAAAAGAAAG AAAAAGAGGTTACCACAAAGAAACATTTGCAGATCAAATGCAGTGTCTACATCTGATGAAACTAATGG ACCAACAACTTCTCGGAGTACGTCCACAGTTGACATGCCACGTAGCTCTAATATGCAAGATTTATCGGATATTGTAGACCAATCTTATCTGCAAGGGCAGTCAGGTGCGCAAGAACAAAGTGAAGCACAAGTACAATCAGATTTCCAAGAGTCATCAAAAGCTCGTGATTCTATAACTGGTTCAGGTTATATAGAGTATGTCATTAATCAAAGTCCTGTTGATAAGCCTGAAGTGAAGCTAGTAGAGGGATTCCTGTCTGGGTCCTTATGTCCTGCTGATAGAATAGGTTCAACTGTTCCCGAAGGCTGCATTGAAGTGGTAGATGATAATATCCTATATAGCCCCTCAGAAGACCTACTTGTGCCTTCTGCTTCTAATGTTTGtgatgagaagaaagaaacacttGAATCGATGGTGGAGAAAAGCCGCAAAGATGATGAACCATCAGAGCTACATGAGTCAAAATTTGGCCCAGTAACACCAGACAGGGTAAGGCAAAATCAAAGGGACTTTGATAGgacatatattttgtttgatgaggTAGATATTGTgggagaaaaacaaagtaagaGCCAGGCCAACAATATTGATGGAACACTAGGAATTGAGAACGAAGGAGAAGATAAGAGTGAACAAGAGAGTGAAGCAGATGAGTTTGTTGATGCTCGTAATACAATTGAATCAGAATCGGAGAGTGATATTGATGGAGTACCAAAACCGAAATTGGAGCATTACTTTGGGGATATTAGTACTTATTGTTCGGAAGATGCTAACAGTGACAACAATGATGGATCAGAAGATATAACATATGAAGAAATGGCACATGATCCACGCCATGAAAATTCTGAAGATGAATCTTGTTCAGGTTCTTACCTTCCTGAAGACTCAAATGTTTCCAGTTGCCTATCAGATCCAGTGTGTGAGGAAACTCTGTTTCATGATGAGAATTCTCAAAAGCCATGGGAATTTTTTACCATGTGCCCTTCGTTATTGGCTGAAAAAGCCGTTCCGGATGTAACAATTTTGCGAGAAGAACCTGTCATGGCACATCCCTTGTTTGCAGGAGACTCTGCTAATGAAAAGATATCATCTGAAGAACGTATTATCTCATGCCCGTCTCTGAAAGATGCTATTCCTGCTGAAAAGATCTTGCCAGAAGAACATTTGGTCAACTATCCATCTCTTGAAGCTATTCCCCATGAAAAGATCTTGCCAGGAGAGTCTATTGCCAAATATCCTTCTTTTGCAGAAATCATACCGCAAGAAAAGATCTTGTCTGAAAAGTCTTTGGAAGAAGCTGTGCTTGACAATATGACCCCAGCAGGAGAACCTGATGCTGCTCATCCATCATTTCCCAAAGCTGTTCAAGACAAGAAAATCTCACCAGAAGTTCTTGATTCGAAAATATTTTCTGTGCCAAAAGCTGTTTCACAAGAGCCAATCTCCCTTGAAGAATTTGTTAGGATACATCCATGTTTGGCTGAAGCTGTTCCTGATGAAAGGTTCTTGATAGAAGAACCTCCCAGCACATGTTTGTCTTTGACAAAAGCCATGCCTACTGAAATATTATTGCCAGAAAAAACTTTGGAATCGTCTCATTATTTGGAAGAATTGCCTGAAGAAGATATCTTGCAAGAAAAATCTGTTGATTCTACACATCCATCTTGTGCCAAAGCTGCTGCAGAAACAAATCTATCACCAGAAGTTCTTGATTCCACAAAATTGTCTGTGGCAGAAGCTGTTCCGCAAGAACAAGTCTCACTTGAAGAATTTGTTGGCATCAATCCGTGTTTGGTAGAAGCGGTTCCTGATGAAAGGCTCTTGCCAGAAGAACCTGACACCACATATCTGTCTTTGACAAAAGCCGTGGCTATTGAAAAGGTCTTGTCAGAAGAGCTTTTGGAAACATATCCTTCTTTGGCAGAATTGCCTGAAGAAGAGTTTTTGCAGGAAGAAACTGATGATGCCACACATACATCTGAAGCTGTTAGTGATGAAGAAATCTCCCAAGAAGTTTCTGATTCCACAAATTTGTCTCTTGAAGAAGCTCTTCCACTAGAGCACATCTCACATGAAGAATTTGTTGGCATAGATCAGTGTTTGGTAGAAGTGGCTCCTGAGGAAAGGTTCTTGCCAGAAGAACCTGTCATCACATGTCTCTCTTTGACAATGGAAGGAGTCTTGTCAGAAAAGTCTCCCGAAACGTATCCTTCTTTGTCAGAATTGCCTGAAGAAAAGATTTTGGATGAAGAAGCTGATGATGCCATGCACCCATGTCTTTCTGAAGCTGTTAGTGATGAACAAAGCTCACCTAACGTTCTTGGTTCCACAAATTCGCCTGTGGCAGAAGCTGTTCCACAAGCGCAAATCTCAGTTGAAGAATTTGTTGGCATAGATCCATGTTTGGTAGAAGCTGTTCCTGATATGAGGGATTTGCCAGAAGAACATATCACCTCATGTATCTATTTAACAAATGTGGTGCCTATCGAAGAAGTCTTGCCAGAAGAACCTTTTGAAGCGTGTGCATCTTTGGGAAAATTGCCTAAAGATAAGATCTCacaagaagaatctgatgaGGCTACACATACGTTGTCTTGTGCCAAAGCTGAAAGTGATGAACATGTCTCACTGGAAGTTCTTAATTCCACAAATTTGTCTGCGGCAGAAGCTATTCCAAATGAGCAAGTCACACTTGACGAATTTGTTGGCATAGATCCGTGTTTGGGAGAAGTTGTTCTTGATGAAGAGGTTTTGCCAGAACAACTTGACACCACATGTCGGTCTTTGACGAAAGCTGCGCCCATCATGACAATCTTTCCAGAAGAACCTCCGGAAGTGTATCCTTCTTTGGAAGAATTGCCAGAAGAAAAGATcgcacaagaagaagaagttgatgaTGCTACTCATCCATATTTTTCTGAAGCTGTTTGTGATGAGAAGATCCCGCCACTGGAAGATCCTGGTTCCACACATCCATCTTTGGAAGAATCCGTTCCGTATGAGGAAGCCTCGCATGAAGAACTTGTTGGCACAAATCCATTTTTGGAATCAGCTTTTCCCAACGAAATCGGTTTTCCAGACGAACCTGGCGTCACATATCGGTCTTCGGCAGAAGCTGTTTCTAAGGAAAAGAACTTGCCAGAAGAATCCTTACCTACATATCCGTCTTGGGCAGAAGTTGTACCTGATGAAAAGATCTCTCGAGAAGAACTTGATTCCACATATCCATCTTCTGCAGAAGctgtttttgatgaaaatatcTCAGGCTCAGAAGCTCCTGGTTCCACAACAGAAACTGgtcgacaaaacaaaaccttccCTGAAAAAACTTTTGCCACGGAAAATTCCTTGAACGAAGCagtttttgatgaaaagatCCCAGGCTCAGAAGCTTCTACTTCCACAACAGAAACTGGTCCACACAACAAAACCTTCCCTGAAGAACCTTTTGCCATGGAAAATTTCTTGAACGAAGCagtttttgatgaaaagatCCCAGGCTCAGAAGCTCCTGTTTCCACAACAGAAACTGGTCTACACAATGAAACCTTCACTGAAGAACCTGTTGCCACAGATATTTCCTTGAACGAAGCAGTTTTTGGTGAAATTATCCCAGGCTCAGAAGCTCCTGGTTCCGCAACAGAAACTGGTCTACACAACAAAACCTTCCCTGAAAAACCTTTTGCCACGGATCTTTCTTTAAAAGAAGCagtttttgatgaaaagatCCCAGGCTCAGAAGCTTCTAGTTCCACAACAGAAACTAGTCCACACAACAAAACCTTCCCTAGAGAAACTATTACCACAGATCTGTCCTCGACCGAAGctgtttttgatgaaaagatCACAGGCTCAGGAGTTCCTAGTTTCACAACAGAAACTGGTTCACACAACAAATGCTTCCCTGAAGAACCTGTTCCCAAGGAAAATATTCTGCCAAAAGAACCTGCTGCTGCATATCTGGCTTTGGCTGAAGGTATTCCTGACCAAAAAGTATTCTTGGATGATGCCGcacttttgttatttgcagAAGCTATTTTCGATCAAAAGTTTTCACCAGAAGTTCCGGATTCCACGTATCCTTCTTTGAAAGAACCAGAAATGCATGTTGCCGCACCATGTGTAGTAACAGATCTTCCTGCTAAAAACATCAAGGTAAAAGAAGGTGAAGTACATAATGAGCCCTACACAGCATCTGATGTTTCTATGAATCAGAAGAGTGGTTTATTGGAACCAGAATCTACTGAAAGAACATTTCCCTCGAGCGGTGGTACTGTTACGATTTCTCCAGATACTCAGAATTCTCTTCCAAATGGTACAAGTGTTGAATCAATAAGTATATGGAGCAATGGAGGACTCCTTGGACTCGCGCCATTGAAACCTCCAGTATTTGCTGAGCCTAATTCTGGAAGCCAACATATAAAGCACGAGATCAACGAAGCTAGTGTTCTTTCGACAAGGAAGCAGGAATCATCGAGCCGATCAGTTGAAAATGCTGAGAAGAGCTCACTTCCATTAATTGTTTCAGATCCCACGTCTCAACAACAAAGCAACATGTCGAGTCTCTCTCCCATGCAGAGCACTGGAACATCGTTCAGAGTTTTTGGCTTAAGTCATAGATTACTCATGGCTGGGTTTCGGGGaaactcttcttcaacttGCAAATTTGAATCTGTACCTAGTAGTAGCTATGATACCAGAGTAGCTGCTATCGAAGACAGGACTCAGCAAAGTCCTGGTGGTTCAAGCTTTGAGGAGCAATTGGATTATGAATCATCTCTCTTTGGCTCACCTACTTCATCCCCACCGGTTGAACATATGAAAATATCATTCAACCCAATAGAAGCCTCTCCAGTTCCTAAATTGAAACTGAGAATCCCATGCCAACCTCGGTACAATGGTGAAAATGCGGATATGTTCCCTTCGTTTCAGTTGGTTCCAGAGGCTAGCAACTCTGATGACGGCGATGACAACAGTGACACCTTTTGTCAGTCATCTCCTTGTGTTTCCGACTATTGTTTGTCAGATTCTGAGCTGTGGGAATCTGATGAAAGCCCTAGAATATCTGTATCAAGCTTGAAGCAAGTTGAAGAGAGAAGTAGACATGGTGATATGGGTTCTTTTTCTGGTTCGTTTCTTGATCTCCCATGTTACGACGCCGTAGATCATCAATCCACATTTTCAAGACTAGAGCAAGAACAAGTTCCGGAATACAAACCATCTGTCTCAGAGATCATCCGTGCTTGGCCaccaaaccaaccaaaaagCAGTCCCTGTAATGAAGCAAACGTAGACGCAAACACGGTGTCGAAGAAAACGCAAGATCAATCTCTTGG GCTTGTAGCTACAGATGACGAGGGTGGTGATAGTGTTTGTCTTGATGAACATAAAACCAAAGGGATCTAA